Proteins from one Mycteria americana isolate JAX WOST 10 ecotype Jacksonville Zoo and Gardens chromosome 1, USCA_MyAme_1.0, whole genome shotgun sequence genomic window:
- the MAFF gene encoding transcription factor MafF isoform X1: MNEKNPRVSNRGERGWRRRLDGPTRQRPRGDQRSLPGQREARMAADGLSSKALKVKRELGENTPLLSDEELMGLSVRELNHHLRGLSKEEVARLKQRRRTLKNRGYAASCRVKRVCQKEELQKQKMELEWEVDKLARENAAMRLELDTLRGKYEALQGFARTVAAHGPAAKVATASVITIVKSGANQAAYS, from the exons ATGAATGAAAAGAATCCGCGGGTGAGTAatcgcggggagcggggctggaggcGCCGCCTCGACGGCCCGAcccggcagcggccccgcggGGACCAGCGCAGCCTCCCG GGCCAGCGTGAGGCAAGGATGGCTGCGGACGGGCTCTCCAGCAAGGCCCTGAAG GTGAagcgggagctgggggagaaCACGCCGCTGCTGTCGGATGAGGAGCTGATGGGGCTGTCGGTGCGGGAGCTCAACCACCACCTGCGGGGCCTCTCCAAGGAGGAGGTGGCGAGGCTGAAGCAGCGCCGGCGGACGCTGAAGAACCGGGGTTACGCCGCCAGCTGCCGGGTGAAGCGCGTCTGCCAgaaggaagagctgcagaagcagaagatGGAGCTGGAGTGGGAGGTGGACAAGCTGGCCCGGGAGAACGCTGCCATGCGCCTGGAGCTCGACACCCTCCGTGGCAAGTACGAGGCCTTGCAGGGCTTTGCCCGCACCGTGGCCGCCCACGGGCCCGCTGCCAAGGTGGCCACCGCCAGCGTCATCACCATCGTCAAGTCCGGTGCCAACCAGGCCGCCTATTCCTAG
- the PLA2G6 gene encoding 85/88 kDa calcium-independent phospholipase A2 produces the protein MQFFGRLVNTINSVTQIFTNPYRVKEVPAAKYAAHTCLREEGRVVLYKNSLTCSWDCLLLNPQSPQVAFRLFQLDNEADALVCFEQYARQLRPFYESSRQPLSLEDLQQLSDCFRNHPSWSSAHVAVEIGHRESFRHNHVLSCVNSTDSEDGCTPLHLACRKGDMECLLELLECHARVDVTDRNGETVFHYAVRGNSPQIIELLGRTPTAGLDHLSREGLTALHLACQLGKEDMVRSLLKCRASCSVMGTLGYPIHTALKFSQKGCAQAILEVDASQVHSKDPRYEATPLHWAKNAEMTRLLLEYGSEVNLTSQTADTALHIAVKRGRFDSAMVLLTHGARTNARGQDGNTPLHLAMKHDHLDMIKAIVVFGGDVEIPNDFGETPMLLAARSSKGANRKVLLDLLQAVGAERCHPPNPDSPGLAPSAASFLEGRPSPWSSFTGFENLLYVSTTFGQLVKAPDVVDSPSEGRRNHDLLLCLDGGGIRGLVLIQLLLAIEKAAGRPIREIFDWIAGTSTGGILALAIVHGKSMEYMRCLYFRMKDMVFRGSRPYESESLDEFLKKEFGENTKMTDVQKPKVMVTGTLCDRQPAELHLFRNYPVPETKRLTEYNRKASFKPLTQPKDQLVWRAARCSGAAPTYFRPIGRFLDGGLLANNPTLDAMTEIHEYNKTLIKKGQRQKVRKLGLVVSLGTGRPPQVPVSSVDVFRPSNPWELAKTVFGARELGKMVVDCCTDADGPAVDRARAWCEMVDIPYFRLNPQLHTDVMLDEVNNTVLVNALWDTQLYIYQQREQFEQLVQHLCQ, from the exons ATGCAGTTCTTTGGCCGGCTGGTGAATACCATCAACAGTGTCACCCAAATATTCACAAACCCTTACCGGGTGAAGGAGGTGCCGGCTGCAAAGTATGCCGCCCATACCTGcctgagggaggaaggcagggtggTCCTGTATAAGAACAGCCTCACTTGCTCGTGGGATTGCCTGCTGCTGAATCCCCAGAGCCCACAGGTCGCTTTCCG cctcTTCCAGCTCGACAATGAAGCAGATGCCCTGGTGTGTTTTGAGCAGTACGCCAGGCAGCTGCGCCCTTTCTACGAGAGCTCGCGCCAGCCCTTGTCGCTGGAGGATCTCCAGCAGCTCAGTGACTGCTTCCGCAACCACCCCAGCTGGTCCTCGGCACACGTCGCGGTGGAGATCGGTCATCGTGAGAGCTTCCGGCACAACCATGTTCTGAG CTGCGTGAACAGCACGGACAGTGAGGATGGCTGCACCCCGCTGCACCTGGCGTGCCGCAAGGGAGACATGGAGtgcctgctggagctgctggagtgcCACGCGCGAGTGGACGTTACCGACAGGAACGGGGAGACCGTTTTCCACTATGCTGTGCGAGGGAACAGCCCCCAGATCATCGAG CTCCTGGGCAGAACCCCAACTGCTGGCTTGGACCACCTGAGCCGTGAAGGGCTGACTGCTCTGCATCTCGCTTGTCAGCTGGGCAAAGAGGACATGGTTCGGTCTCTGCTGAAATGCCGTGCTAGCTGCAGTGTCATGGGGACGCTGGGCTACCCCATCCACACAGCACTGAAGTTCTCCCAGAAGGG GTGTGCACAGGCCATCCTCGAGGTGGATGCCAGCCAGGTTCACTCCAAGGACCCACGCTATGAAGCCACTCCGCTGCACTGGGCGAAGAACGCAGAG ATGACACGGCTGCTGCTTGAGTATGGCTCCGAGGTGAATTTGACCAGCCAGACGGCTGACACGGCTCTGCACATCGCGGTCAAGAGGGGACGCTTTGACAGCGCCATGGTACTTCTGACACATGGGGCCCGCACCAATGCCAGGGGTCAGGATGGCAACACACCACTGCACTTGGCCATGAAG CATGACCACCTGGATATGATCAAAGCGATCGTTGTGTTTGGAGGAGATGTTGAGATCCCCAATGATTTTGGGGAGACACCGATGCTGttggcagccaggagcagcaaag GTGCAAACCGGAAAGTGCTCTTAGACCTGCTGCAAGCTGTAGGGGCCGAACGCTGCCACCCACCCAATCCCGACTCCCCAGGCCTGGCACCATCTGCCGCCTCCTTCCTGGAAGGCCGTCCTTCCCCGTGGAGCAGCTTCACAG GGTTCGAGAACCTTCTGTATGTTTCCACAACGTTCGGACAGTTGGTGAAGGCACCAGATGTTGTGGACTCGCCCAGTGAGGGTAGAAGAAA TCACGACCTCCTCCTGTGCCTGGATGGAGGGGGCATCCGGGGCCTGGTGCtcatccagctcctcctggctatTGAAAAAGCTGCGGGCCGTCCCATTCGTGAGATTTTTGACTGGATCGCAGGGACCAGCACTGGAGGGATCTTGGCCTTGGCTATTGTGCACG GGAAGTCCATGGAATACATGCGCTGCCTGTACTTCCGCATGAAGGACATGGTGTTCCGGGGGTCTCGGCCCTACGAGTCAGAGTCCCTGGATGAGTTCTTGAAGAAGGAATTTGGGGAAAACACCAAAATGACAGATGTCCAAAAACCCAA GGTTATGGTGACAGGGACGTTGTGCGACCGGCAGCCAGCTGAGCTCCACCTTTTCCGGAATTACCCTGTACCAGAGACAAAAAGATTAACTGAATACAACAGAAAAGCATCTTTCAAACCACTCACTCAGCCAAAAG ACCAACTTGTATGGCGCGCTGCCCGCTGCAGTGGTGCGGCTCCCACTTATTTCCGGCCGATAGGCCGCTTTCTGGATGGCGGGCTGCTAGCCAACAACCCGACCCTCGATGCCATGACGGAGATCCACGAGTACAACAAGACGCTGATCAAGAAG GGTCAGAGGCAGAAGGTAAGAAAATTGGGATTGGTggtctccctggggacagggaggccTCCGCAGGTCCCAGTGAGCTCTGTGGATGTTTTCCGCCCCTCCAACCCTTGGGAGCTGGCGAAGACCGTCTTTGGGGCCCGGGAGCTTGGCAAGATGGTGGTGGATTGT
- the MAFF gene encoding transcription factor MafF isoform X2: protein MAADGLSSKALKVKRELGENTPLLSDEELMGLSVRELNHHLRGLSKEEVARLKQRRRTLKNRGYAASCRVKRVCQKEELQKQKMELEWEVDKLARENAAMRLELDTLRGKYEALQGFARTVAAHGPAAKVATASVITIVKSGANQAAYS from the exons ATGGCTGCGGACGGGCTCTCCAGCAAGGCCCTGAAG GTGAagcgggagctgggggagaaCACGCCGCTGCTGTCGGATGAGGAGCTGATGGGGCTGTCGGTGCGGGAGCTCAACCACCACCTGCGGGGCCTCTCCAAGGAGGAGGTGGCGAGGCTGAAGCAGCGCCGGCGGACGCTGAAGAACCGGGGTTACGCCGCCAGCTGCCGGGTGAAGCGCGTCTGCCAgaaggaagagctgcagaagcagaagatGGAGCTGGAGTGGGAGGTGGACAAGCTGGCCCGGGAGAACGCTGCCATGCGCCTGGAGCTCGACACCCTCCGTGGCAAGTACGAGGCCTTGCAGGGCTTTGCCCGCACCGTGGCCGCCCACGGGCCCGCTGCCAAGGTGGCCACCGCCAGCGTCATCACCATCGTCAAGTCCGGTGCCAACCAGGCCGCCTATTCCTAG